The following nucleotide sequence is from Zea mays cultivar B73 chromosome 1, Zm-B73-REFERENCE-NAM-5.0, whole genome shotgun sequence.
TATATcatagaattttatctttttttgTATCTTATAACATATgatgaatttaaatttgaaattttATATAGTGTTAGAGTGGGCAATGGAAGTACATCCATAATTTTTTGTGATTCTTGTAACTTTTGTTAGTTAGTTTGCACCTGACACGTTGCCATTTTAAAAAACGACACTCATTTAAGGCACGATCACAGACGATCTAAGAACATGTTTGATTTTTGGAGACTAATTTTAGATcctctattttattttatttagtttATAAATGATCAAATATGAAAACTAGAATAGAATTTAGTTATCATAATTAGTaatttaaaaataaaataaaataatattgagtaactaaaaattagtccctaaaacTAAACACCCCTAGATCGAACATGTTCTTTCTTTACTTCAGCCGCTCTTTCCCACTCTTCACTTCGCCCAATTTCTCTCCCACcctcctgctcctcctcccgcgGTCCCGCCATTTCGTCCCCCGCTCACCAACTCAAACCCCCTCCGCTctcaaaccctaaccctagccctaGCCCGCTCCCGGCGGACCGACGATGCCGAAGGCAGGCGGCGGGGCGGCGGACGAAGAGGAGTTCCGCGCCGAGGTGGAGGAGCGCCTCATCAACGAGGAGTACAAGATCTGGAAGAAGAACACACCCTTCCTCTACGACCTCGTCATCACCCACGCGCTCGAATGGCCCTCCCTTACCGTGCAGTGGCTCCCCGACCGCACCGAGCCGCCGGGGAAGGACCACTCCGTCCAGAAGATGATCCTTGGCACGCACACCTCTGACAACGAGCCCAACTACCTCATGCTCGCGCAGGTCCAGCTGCCCCTCGACGACGCCGAGGCCGACGCCCGCCACTACGACGATGACCACGCCGACATCGGTGGGTTTGGCGCCGCCTCCGGCAAGGTGGAATTTCCGCTCCCACCCCTCCCACAAACTCTTCTCCGCGTTTTACTCGATCTCTCTGGCGTGAACTGATACTATTGAGTGATGTCCTGGTGCCGCGCCTTGGTGGAATTTAGTTCATTCTTGATCCGCGTGTTCGCTCCTATGCGGGGGCAGGCACCTTCAAATTTAAATGACAAAACATGAGGGATTTGTGTTGATTTGCTCCGTAATTGATCCCTTAGGCTTGAGCTAAGGAATCTTGCTACAGCACACAATTAGTTATAACTTATTTCTTGCAACCGCGCTGCTTGATAGGACCTAGGAGTCGTTGCAGTTGGGTTCATTTATCTGGGCATGTTGTTTTCGAGGGTAGAGTTCATGTGTCGGGGAACTTTCTATAGTTTGCTTTGTAGATAATCATCTGGGTTGTTGATTAGTGTTAGTTGTACAGGTGGAGTGGACCATTCTGTTTAATGGTTAAAAGATCTTTTGTTGTTACATGTGAAGCTGGTGCTATTGTGGATTCATGCAACGACTGACATTTTATCATATGTACTACTTGCTTAATATTTATTTTTCCTTGTTACTACAAATGTGCTGAACTATGCCCTACAAATGTACTGAATGTGGCTTTAGTTGATTTATCGTCTTAATTTGACAATTCAGTGGTTGCATTTCTTGTTAAGGATCATGTCGTTCCTCTTCTTTCTTGAGAACAATTCAGTGGTTGCAGGGACAGGCAATCTCCATCTTCCTTCCTTGCGGAAAGCTCAGCTTTAGGAATTTTTTTCTGTGCAAATTAATCTTTAGCCTTCTAGATAGCTGTGTTTTTGTGTCAATGCAGAAGCCTAGGTTCTTGCTCCCTTTTTGAAGCCATGATTTTTTTTCTTACATGTTCAAGATGAAGTCTTGAGCCTCAGACCTGCTCATTTTATCCTCTTTTTTTTGCATTTTATTGTTGTGTTGTGCATGAAGGGCAGACCTAGTATagtggtgagagctgtctcatTGAATTACCAGGTCCGTGGGTTTGAAGCAGTCTCACCTTTTCATGGGGAAGGCTTGCCTGATCTATCCTTTTCCTAGACCCCACTCGTGGGAGCCTCCGGCACTGGGTTTGGCCTTttttattgttgtgttgtggggaGAATCTAAGTATCGTGTGGATTACATACGGAGGAAGATGATGGGGTCCAGAGGgtttaggatctagaaagtgacgaatTTCTACTATCACGATGACTCTGTTGATTCTGTGTTCATGTTGGTTTTGGACGATTTTCACCAAAACGATTCTCATAGAAGTTGGCTGAAAAGCTAGGCGTTTGGCAGTCCACAACAGCTTCCGGTGGCCAGAAGCTGAAAAAAGCTAAAACAAACAGGGCCAATGTTTGTTGTTGTCGTGGCCGATTTTCTTATGGGGGTATGGAAATGCTGTTTCCCCCCTCTTTGGTTCGTTGAACGTGTTAAGATCTTTGTTAGGATTTGAATATTTCGATTTATTTCATAATATTGGAGGATTAATAACATTTGCTTATGCTCCATTTTTCCGTTTCCGAATACACTTTTATAATATATTTGTCTCTGATTTCTCAAAGTGGTTACTTTTCTTTCATGTGAAGCAGGAAGTGGATGATTGTAGGTTCCTAGCATGTGCTACCAGTTTACGTATTTGATTGTTTCATCGTCCTGTTGTATACTCATGTTTAAATTTTTTTATGTTTCACGAATCCCTTGATTTTGTTGCCATATCAATCTAATTAAGTACCGGGTATGAAATGTTCTCTTGATTTTGTTGCCATTCCAATCTAATGAATTTCTTGGATATGAGAATGTTCTATTCTTTCATTTACCCTGTAATTCTTAGAACAAACATATACAGTTGAGCATTTGCTTACCCATTTTTGTTACTGCCTTGCTGAGGTCTTCAATGTGTATGGGTTCCTACTTTCTGTTTGAAGACAATTTTTAGAACATGTGTTCCCTTCCTTTTTGTAGGTGCAAATTGTTCAGCAGATAAATCATGATGGAGAGGTCAATCGAGCTCGCTATATGCCCCAAAATTCATTTATAATTGCTACTAAGACAGTTAGCGCAGAAGTATATGTTTTTGACTATAGCAAGCACCCATCTAAGCCTCCACTAGATGGTGCATGCAACCCTGATTTACGGCTGAAGGGACATAATTCTGAAGGATATGGCTTATCATGGAGTATTTTTAAAGAGGGACATTTGTTAAGTGGGTCTGACGATGCTCAAATTTGCTTGTGGGACATTAAAGCAAATAGTAGAAACAAAAGTCTTGACGCCTTGCAGATTTTTAAGGTATGGCTCATGTGCCTGGTTCTCCGTGTGTTAATGGTTGGAGCTTCATGTAGAACATTGTTTGAAGCATTCTTCATTCTCTAACATTCTAATTGCTACTTCAGAATTCTGTACCATCTCTTTGAAGGTGCATAATAGTCATacttgcgaaagggcctctagctgagttggttaggtggtctgagtagcactcctcagagACTTCCCGTGGGAGCGAATCTCAGGCTGTGGTAAAAAAATCCACTCGTCTGCCCCATGCCAACGCACAACGCTAAGGCCCGGTCCGGGTCACGGTCGTTTCTTACATGGGCTACGGTGGCGCTGTGTATGGGTGGCACATgggttcgggggttttcttgACCTGCGTGAGTGTGAAGGTTTCCTTCTTGATATAGGCCATGTTTGTTTCCTTCCAAGATTATATGATCCAGCTTATGGattatataaacaacaacaacaacaacaacaacaacaacaacaaagcctttttgtcccaagcacgttggggtaggctagagatgaaaccccgtatgaaaacctcagagctcaacccccaaagaacagaaaagggaaacaaaggcaaaggagaaccgaaaacaacgaaacggggaaacacataaaagagataaaacccacaaggaccagcaagatctaaaatggacacaagaaaaggtcaaacgattaaggaggaaaagcgaaactatcaatcagggttctggcacgtgaattgcacacttccaccccttcctatctgcggcgagctctttgtcaatattccactccttcaggtctctcttcacagcctctgtccacgtcaaagttggtcgacctctacctctcttcacattttcgggacgcctaattattccgatatgcactggtgcctcttcaggtcttcgttggatatgtccaaaccatctcaagcgatgttgcataagcttctcctcaattggcgccactcctactctctctcgtatatcatcattccggactcgatctctccttgtgtggccacatatccagcgcaacatacgcatctctgccacacttagttgttggacatgtcgtcttttagtgggccaacattctgctccatacaacatagccggtcggattgctgtcctgtagaatttgccttttagtttgcGTGGCACCCGGtggtcgcataagacacccgcagcttgtcgccacttcaaccatccggctttaattctatgactgacatcctcatcgatgtctccctccttttgaagcattgatcctaagtaacgaaaagtgtctttcttgggtaccacttgcccatcaagactaacatcgccatcctcataccccatggcactgaaatcacacttcatatactctgttttagacctactaagcctaaaaccttttgcttccagcgtctgcctccacaattccaacttttgagaaacaccactcctactctcctcaataagtaccacatcatcggcaaaaagcatacaccacggtaaaactccttgtatgtcccttgtgacctcatctatcaccaaagcgaaaagataagggctcaaagccgacccttgatgtagtcctatgttaattggaaagtcatcggtgtctccatcacttgttcggacacttgtcacaacattagtgtacatatctttaataagattaatgtactttgttgctactttgtgtctttccaaggcccaccacattacactcctaggtactttgtcataagccttctccaagtctatgaagaccatatgcaggtctttcttttgttctctgaatctctccataagttgtcttagtaagaaaatggcctccatagttgatctcccgggcatgaaaccaaactgattttgggtcacgctcgtcatctttcgcaggcggtgttcaatgactctctcccatagcttcattgtatggctcatgagcttaattccacggtaattagtacaactttgaacatctcctttgttcttgaagattggtactaatgtactccgccgccactcgtcgggcattctgtttgcccgaaagatggtgttgaaaagcttagtcagccatactatcgctatgtctccaagacatctccatacctcgatagggataccatcagggcccatcgcctttcctaccttcatcctttttagcgcctccttaacttcatattcttgtatccttcgtacaaaacccctgttgttgtcatcgaatggttcgtccaattctattgtagcactctcattccctccattgaacaatttgttgaagtactccttccatctgttcttgatctcttcactcttcactaatagttggtttgcttcatccttgatgcatttgacttggttgacatcccttgtcttcctttcacgaatcttggccatcctatagatatccttttctccctgctttgtgtccagccgttgataaaggtcgtcataggcttgaccccgggctctactaaccgctcgctttgcagacttcttcgctatcctgtacttctctatgttttctgcacacttgtcatgatgtaagcgtttgtagcaatctttcttctccttgatagccttttggacatcttcgttccaccaccaagtgtctttaacttcccttctgttcccttgactcaacccaaactcttctgaagctatctttcggatgcatgtcgccatcttcctccacatgatATTTGCGTCTTCCTCTCCTGCCCAAGGGCCCTCCTCGATAACTCTCTTCTTGAAAGTTTGGGCcacatcccctttaagcttccaccactttgttctagtgaccttgttatgCTTATTTCGTTGTAAACGAATCTTAAAACGGAAGTCAGCAACGACAAGCTTATGTTGGGTTACCACACACTCTCCAGGTATAACCTTGCAATCTAAGCAGGCATGCCTGTCCTCTTTTCTCAAGAGGACGAAATCAATCTGGCTAGTGTGTTGGCCACTACTGAAGGTCACCAGGTGGGATTGCCTCTTCTTAaagaaagtgtttgctataaacatgtcataggctagggcaaagttcaggatttcctctccttcttgattcctagtcccaaagccgaagcctccatgtacaccctcgaaactggtgctagatgtacccacatggccattgagatctcctcctatgaagagcttctcgccaactggcacactactaaccatgtcctccaggcctTCCCAGAACTCTCTCTTTGAGTTCTCATTAAGGCCTACTTGAGGAGCATACGCGCTGATAACATTGAGCACCAAGTCTCCAATGACCAGCTTGACTAGGATGATTCTATCTCCTACCCTCTTAACATCTACTACCCCATCTTTGAGGCTCTTGTCGATCAAGACGCCTACTCCATTCTTGTTTGTTGCAGTCCCCGTGTACCACAACTTGAAACCTGTACCTTCCACTTCCTTCGCCTTCTGTCCCTTCCACTTGGTCTCTTGAACACATAAAATATTTACCCGTCTCCTCACCGCAACGTCAACTATTTCTCGTAACTTACCTGTTAAGGAACCTACGTTCCAACTGCCTACACGGACCCTAGTTGGCTCGACTAGCTTCCTTACCCTTCGCACCCGCCGAGGAAGATGCAAAGACCCTTGCTCATTTTTCACTACACCCGGGCGCCGATGTAGCGCGCCACTAAGGATGCGACGACCCGATCCTTGCTCACTTATCACCGGCTCCAGATCAAGAGACAGCGCGTCACTTGAGGGGTGACGACCCGGCCCTTGCTCATTTAACACCATACCCGGGTTCCGATATGGCGCGTCGCTAAGAGGGTTACGCCTTATATAAGCACATAATTATCTGCTTATGAATTATCATAATCTAGATATCTATATTATATAATCCACATAATAATCTATGTTATTTGTTTGCTTCTTAACTTATTTaagccagattatataatctagagggtaaacaaacaggaccaTAATGCCCGGGGTGCCGTCTTACCCCCCCGTAGGTCAAGTTTTTTAATAGTCATACTTGGATTAATAAGACAAATCAATGGAACTAATACAGTTTCTCTTTTATGCTGATTTGACTTTTTGTTGAAAAATAACTATGACAGTATGTGTTCTTGCTAAATAGCAGATTGGAAAACTATATTTTCTTTCTCTTACGTGTACCAGTAGAAAAACCATCTGTATCTGCCACTGAACCGGGAAGCGCTCTATTTTGCAATCTAAGGATTTCAATTTCTCATTTGTTGTTTTCTTATCCACAGTGATGCAAGCCTCATAGAAATACTAATGCTATTTAATAATACTTCGATTTTATTTTTGGCAAGCATCATGATGGTGTCGTTGAAGATGTTGCTTGGCACTTGAGGCATGAGTACTTATTTGGGTCAGTTGGTGACGATTATCATCTTTTGATTTGGGACCTGCGGTCTCCCGCCCCTACTAAACCTGTTCAGT
It contains:
- the LOC542545 gene encoding MSI type nucleosome/chromatin assembly factor C produces the protein MPKAGGGAADEEEFRAEVEERLINEEYKIWKKNTPFLYDLVITHALEWPSLTVQWLPDRTEPPGKDHSVQKMILGTHTSDNEPNYLMLAQVQLPLDDAEADARHYDDDHADIGGFGAASGKVQIVQQINHDGEVNRARYMPQNSFIIATKTVSAEVYVFDYSKHPSKPPLDGACNPDLRLKGHNSEGYGLSWSIFKEGHLLSGSDDAQICLWDIKANSRNKSLDALQIFKHHDGVVEDVAWHLRHEYLFGSVGDDYHLLIWDLRSPAPTKPVQSVVAHQGEVNCLAFNPFNEWVVATGSTDKTVKLFDLRKIDTSLHTFDCHKEEVFQVGWSPKNETVLASCCLGRRLMVWDLSRIDQEQTPEDAEDGPPELMFIHGGHTSKISDFSWNPCEDWVVASVAEDNILQIWQMAENIYHDEDDLPISDEPAKTS